In a genomic window of Pseudoxanthomonas sp. Root65:
- a CDS encoding GntR family transcriptional regulator yields the protein MAPIQWSDGAPIYRQLKDRVIAMMLDGILKPGDALPSVRQVAAEYQLNPITVSRAYQELADEALVEKRRGLGMFVTDEAAKKLRGSERERFLTEEWPAVAERIERLGLSIEELLQSKGIK from the coding sequence TACCGTCAGTTGAAGGATCGCGTGATCGCCATGATGCTGGACGGCATCCTGAAGCCGGGCGACGCCCTGCCCTCCGTCCGCCAGGTGGCCGCGGAGTACCAGCTGAATCCCATCACCGTCTCGCGCGCCTACCAGGAGTTGGCGGACGAGGCACTGGTGGAGAAGCGCCGCGGCCTGGGCATGTTCGTCACCGACGAAGCCGCCAAGAAGCTTCGCGGCAGCGAGCGCGAGCGTTTCCTGACCGAAGAGTGGCCGGCCGTCGCCGAGCGCATCGAGCGCCTGGGCCTGTCCATCGAAGAGTTGCTGCAATCCAAGGGGATCAAGTGA
- a CDS encoding ABC transporter permease: MNAVTSTLGKSSKPGAFTWLLKREFWENRGGFFWAPVITGGIFVVLNVILAIIGSIAARGSMGGGFDIDEAPRKAEMIVGGIGDGMLLGGVMLACVVLAFVVFFYALGTLYDDRRDRSVLFWKSLPISDTHMVLSKLAWALLLAPLLAVGVGILIGLAMWLISALTITVNGLPAGGAIFTHSHPLRIIGGVLSSLPVYVFWALPAVGWLMFCSAWSRSKPFLWAVLVPVLACVIISMTDILPGLEIRHDLIWYTVVYRGLASVIPGAWFPTLSGGAANPQAEINTPDDLANAIDLTRSWQAFASADLWIGAAIGVALIIGAIYLRRWRESE; encoded by the coding sequence ATGAACGCCGTGACATCGACATTGGGCAAATCCTCCAAGCCGGGCGCGTTCACGTGGTTGCTGAAGCGCGAGTTCTGGGAGAACCGCGGCGGCTTCTTCTGGGCCCCGGTCATCACCGGCGGCATCTTCGTGGTACTGAACGTGATCCTGGCGATCATCGGCAGCATCGCCGCACGTGGTTCGATGGGCGGCGGCTTCGACATCGATGAAGCGCCGCGAAAGGCCGAGATGATCGTCGGCGGCATTGGCGACGGCATGTTGCTGGGTGGCGTGATGCTGGCCTGCGTGGTGCTGGCCTTCGTGGTGTTCTTCTACGCGCTGGGCACGCTGTACGACGACCGCCGCGACCGCAGCGTGCTGTTCTGGAAGTCGCTCCCCATCTCCGACACGCACATGGTGCTGTCCAAGCTGGCTTGGGCGCTGCTGCTGGCCCCGTTGCTCGCGGTGGGCGTGGGCATCCTGATCGGGCTGGCGATGTGGCTGATCTCGGCGCTGACCATCACGGTCAACGGGTTGCCGGCAGGCGGCGCGATCTTCACCCACTCGCATCCGCTGCGCATCATCGGCGGCGTGTTGTCCTCGCTGCCGGTCTACGTGTTCTGGGCACTGCCGGCGGTGGGCTGGTTGATGTTCTGCTCGGCCTGGTCGCGCAGCAAGCCGTTCCTGTGGGCGGTGCTGGTGCCGGTGCTGGCCTGCGTGATCATCAGCATGACCGACATCCTGCCGGGTCTGGAAATCCGCCACGATCTGATCTGGTACACCGTGGTCTACCGCGGCCTGGCCAGCGTGATCCCCGGCGCCTGGTTCCCCACCCTGTCCGGCGGTGCCGCCAATCCGCAGGCCGAGATCAATACGCCGGACGACCTGGCCAATGCCATCGACCTGACCCGCAGCTGGCAGGCCTTCGCCTCGGCCGACCTGTGGATCGGTGCGGCCATCGGCGTGGCCCTCATCATCGGTGCGATCTACCTGCGCCGCTGGCGCGAGAGCGAGTAA
- a CDS encoding ABC transporter ATP-binding protein, giving the protein MNAAIANTVVSAHGLRKAYRNKLALDNTSFEIEAGKIIGLIGPNGAGKTTALKAILGLTPFEGQLKVLGLDPRKDRDELMKDVCFIADVAVLPRWMRVKEAIDFVAGVHPRFDRAKCERFIANTQLKPNLRVREMSKGMIVQLHLALVMAIDAKLLVLDEPTLGLDILYRKQFYQRLLEDYFDEQKTIIVTTHQVEEIEHILTDVMFIRDGKIVLTSQMEEVAERYTELLVSGEAVEQARALKPIDERALPFGKTVLLFDGAPKGHLAALGETRTPGLADLFVAIMKGTYA; this is encoded by the coding sequence ATGAATGCTGCAATCGCCAATACCGTGGTGTCGGCCCACGGCCTGCGCAAGGCGTACCGGAACAAGCTTGCGCTGGACAACACCAGTTTCGAGATCGAAGCGGGCAAGATCATCGGCCTGATCGGCCCCAACGGGGCCGGCAAGACCACCGCGCTGAAGGCCATCCTGGGCCTGACGCCGTTCGAGGGCCAGCTGAAGGTGCTCGGGCTGGACCCGCGCAAGGACCGCGACGAACTGATGAAGGATGTCTGCTTCATCGCCGACGTCGCCGTGCTGCCGCGCTGGATGCGGGTGAAGGAGGCCATCGACTTCGTCGCCGGCGTCCACCCGCGCTTCGACCGCGCCAAGTGCGAACGCTTCATCGCCAACACCCAGCTCAAGCCCAACCTGCGCGTGCGCGAGATGTCCAAGGGCATGATCGTGCAACTGCACCTGGCGCTGGTGATGGCGATCGACGCCAAGCTGCTGGTGCTGGACGAGCCCACGCTGGGCCTGGACATCCTCTACCGCAAGCAGTTCTACCAGCGCCTGCTGGAGGACTACTTCGACGAGCAGAAGACGATCATCGTGACCACCCACCAGGTGGAGGAGATCGAGCACATCCTCACCGACGTGATGTTCATCCGCGACGGCAAGATCGTGCTGACCTCGCAGATGGAAGAGGTCGCGGAACGCTATACCGAACTGCTCGTCAGCGGCGAAGCGGTCGAGCAGGCCCGCGCCCTGAAGCCCATCGACGAACGCGCCCTGCCCTTCGGCAAGACCGTGCTTCTGTTCGACGGTGCGCCGAAAGGACATCTCGCCGCCCTCGGTGAAACCCGTACCCCTGGCCTGGCCGACCTGTTCGTCGCCATCATGAAAGGAACCTACGCATGA